The nucleotide window GGCTTACATCTCAAATTATTGCAGATGAGGTGAAGCCAAATTGTAATCCAATAGGAGCCAAGAATAAATTAGTAATTGCTCCTGGATTATTATCTGGAACTAATGCACCGAGCTCTGGTCGATTATCTGTTGGGACTAAAAGCCCACTAACGGGTGGAATTAAAGAATCTAATGCTGGTGGTACTGCAGCTCAAAAGTTGGCTAAATTAGGTGTGAAAGCTATTGTGGTTGAAGGTAAACCTAAAGATGGGAAGTTTTACACTATGATGGTGAATAAGAATGGGGTCAAGTTAGAAGATTCATCGGCTGATTTATTAGGTAAAGGCAATTATGAAGTGATGGAAAAGATGCAAAAAGAATTAGGAGAAGATGTTTCTGTAATGTCTATTGGTCAGGCTGGTGAGTATAAGCTACAGTCTGCTTCTATTGCGGTGTCTGACCCTGAAGGTCGTCCTACTCGACATTGTGGACGTGGTGGTACTGGTGCTGTAATGGGTTCTAAAGGACTTAAAACAATAGTAATTGATGATACTGATGCTCCAGGAGTTTCTATAGTTGATAAGGATGCTTTCAAAAAATCTGCTCGTGCGTTAGCTAAAGCTTTATTAGATCATCCAGTATGTGGAGAGGGATTACCGGAGTATGGAACATCAATTTTAATTAATATTTTAAATGAATCCGGTGGATTACCAACTCAAAACTTTCGGAGGGGAAGATTTGAAGGAGCAGATGAGATTAGTGGTGAAACAATAGCTGAAGTTATTAATGAGCGTGGGGGCAATACGACTCATGCTTGTCATCCAGGTTGTGTTATGAGATGTTCTCAGATTTATAATGATAAAGATGGTAATTATTTAACTGGTGGTTTTGAATATGAAACAATTTGGGGCTTTGGTGCTAATTCTGAAGTTGATGATATAGATGCTATTGCTAAGATGGATCGTATTTGTGATGATGTTGGAGTAGATACTATTGAAATGGCTACTACTATAGGTGTTGCTATGGAAGCAGGTGTTATTGAGTTTGGTGATGCTGAGGGAGCAATTGATCTTTTAAAAGAAATAGGTAAAGGTACACCTATTGGTAGAATTATTGGAAATGGGACTGGATTTACTGCTAAAGCCTTTGGTGTTACTCGGGTTCCAGTAGTTAAGAATCAAGGTATTCCAGCTTATGACCCACGTGCTGTTAAAGGTGTAGGTGTAACTTATGCAACGAGTACCATGGGAGCAGATCATACAGCTGGTTATGCTGTAACATCTAATATTCTTGATATTGGTGGTACTGTAGATCCATTAGATAAAGAAGGGCAAATTGATTTGTCGAGAGATCTACAGATAGCTACTGCTGCAGTAGATAGTACAGGGCTTTGCGTTTTTGCTGCATTTGCAATTTTAGATAATGACGAAGCTTTACCGGCTGTAGTAGATATGCTTAATGCACAGTATGGTTTAGAATTAGAGGTTGGTGATGTTACTGAATTAGGTAAATCTATTCTTAAAGTTGAAAGAGATTTCAATACTAGAGCTGGTTTTGATAATACTGATGATCGGTTACCTGATTTCTTTGTAGAAGAAGAGTGCTCACCTTATGATGTTAAATTTGATATAACTGATAAGGAACTTGATGAAGTTTATGACTTCTAGTTGTAAGTGATTAGATAATAGCAATAGGGGATGATGAGGATGGAAGTAACAGTAAGATTATTTGCTACCTTAAAAGATTTGCTGCCAGAGGATAAGAAAAAGATTTCGATAGAGTTAGAAGCAGGTAGTACAGTTAATGAGGTAATTGAATATTTTGAGATTCCTCAGGAAAAACCTTTGATTATTAAAGTTAATGGAAGACATGGGTCGAAAAGTACAATATTAGAAGATAGGGATAGAGTTGGTATCTTTCCTCCAGTAGGGGGAGGATAAAGCTCGAATCTGCGGAGGATAAAAAATAATTTTTGTTCATCTTTTGTCCTTCGCTTTTTATATTTTTTGGAGGAATTTAAAATGGATTTCTTACAAAGACAGAAATTAATGTTTAGTAAAGAAGAATTAAAAGAAATTTCTGGATTAACTGTTTTAATAGCTGGAGCAGGAGGATTAGGAACTCATCAAGTTATAGAATTACAGAGAGCTGGGGTTAAAAAAATATATTTAATAGATTCTGATAAAATTGAAATATCTAATTTAAATCGTCAAGTTTTATATGGAAGAGATGATATAGGAGAATTTAAGGCAATTAAGGCTAAAGAAATTCTCGATGATTTTAAATTAGGAACGAAAATTGTAGCTATTACTAAAAGAGTTACTGAAGATACAGAAATTCCTTCAGATGTTGATTTGATTTTTGATGCCTTGGATAATTTTGAAAGCAGATATGAATTAGAAAAGTTAGCTGCTAAATATAAATTGCCGTTGATTCATGGTGGAGTTAGTTCTTGGTATGGTCAAATAACAACTATTATACCTGATAAAACTTCTAGCTTAAAGGAAATAATTGGCTCGGAACAATCTAAGGCTAAGGAAATTCCAGTTTTTTCACCAGTAGTTTCCGTTATTGCATCTTTACAAGTTATTGAAGGATTTAAGGTTATATTAAATAAAGAAGATACATTAATAAATAAGTTATTAATAATTGATTTAAGTGATTATTCTTTAAGTGAAATTGAGATATAGTATATAATTTAATATTTATATCTATTGATTATAATTAATTTAAGATTAACCTCTTGTTTATCTAGTGAAAAAGAATTTATCAACATCAAAATCGGCTAAGACAGTAGAAGTAAGAGGGTTTGGGAAACTTAAAAAAGTCTTTAATGATAGGGGATGGTCATTTCCTATTTATTTCAAATTAGAAGAAGAATGTTCTGCAATTGAATTGGCAAGACAGATGGATTTGCCATTAGAAAAGATAGAATCTTTAATTATAAATGGTCAAGCTACTTCATTGCAGAAGGGAGAGGTTGAGTTTGATGACCGAATAGCTTTTGTTCCTCCAGGTACCCCAGGACCATATAGAGCTATCTTAGGAATGGTTGAAAAATAAATTAATTACTGTTTCATTTAGAGAAACTGTTGAATAATGATACAGTTTGGTTTGTGAAATTATAGTTAAGGGATAACTACTTTTAAGTAGTTATCCCTTTTTTTATTGAATTGATAGGGTTTATAAAAAAATAATAATATTTTTATTATTTTGGTATGGGACTTGCGTTTAATATATAGGTGAAGAGTAATTCAATAAAAGGGGGGAGGGATTAATGAAGGTTGATTATGCAGTTCAAATTGGGTCTGGAGTTGATTTGCATGGGCAATAATGAAAAATTTAACCTATGCTGAAGCTTTAAGAGAAGCAATGGCCGAAGAAATGGAACGAGATAGTTCCGTATTTATAATGGGAGAAGATGTTGGACTATTTGGTGGATGTTTTGGAGTAACAGGAGATTTAGTGGAAAGATTTGGGGAAGAAAGAGTTAAAGATACTCCAATTACTGAAACTGCAATTGTTGGAGGAGCTGTAGGAGCGGCAATGACTGGCAGTCGTCCAGTAGCTGAACTTATGTTTGCTAGTTTTATGGGCGTTGCGATGGATGAAATATTCAATCAGGCAGCTAAAATGTGTTATATGACAGGTTGACAAGCTATAAAGTGCCTATGGTACTTAGAACTCCTTTAGGAGGTGGGATAGGAGCTGCTGCTCAACATTCAGTATGTAATGATGGATAGGCTAATTCCTACAGAAGATAAGGAGTTAGCAGTTAAATTAGAAGAAAAACTTAAAGAAAAGGGAATTGAAATCAAAACTAATACTCAAGTGAAAGAAGTTAGCGGTAAAAAGAAAAAAATCAAAAGTTTATTTTCTTTTGAAATTTGTTTTTATCCAAATACAACCAAACTTAAACAGAACTAAAACAAAACTAAAAGATAAAAAACACAATAAAACATAAATTAAACCTTGTAAAATAAAAGAGAATATGTTATTATGATGGTGAAGATAGTAATAAAATAAATATTTTTGAATGTTTTTTAATAAGATGATCAGTTAGTAATATTCAAATAGTTAAGTTTTAAGATTTACATGGATTTATATAATTATTTAAAAGGAGTGATTATTTAAAATCATGGATAAAATATATTTAGGTACAAATTGGAAGATGCATAAAACAATTAATGAAACAGAATTATATTTAAAAGAATTAAATAAAAATTTAAATAATATTGATTTTAATAAAATTAAGTTATTTGTAATTCCTCCTTATACTTCTTTAAATAAAGCGAGAAAAGAATTAGTAGATAGTAATATATTATTGGGAGCACAGAATATGCATTGGAAAAGAGAGGGAGCCTATACAGGAGAGATTTCTCCGTTAATGTTAGATGAAATAGGAGTAGATATTGTTGAACTTGGCCATTCTGAGCGACGGCAATATTATAATGAAAATAATATAGACATAAATAAAAAGGCTAAAACTGCATTAGATTTTAATTTTACTCCTTTAATCTGTGTGGGAGAAAACTATGAAGCAAAAAAATATGGAATTAGCGAAGAAATGATAAGAAAACAATTAAAAATTATTTTTAATAATATAAAAAGAGAGGAAGCAAAAAAACTTTTAATAGCTTATGAACCAGTATGGGCAATAGGAGAAAAAGGAGAACCAGCCAAACCAGAATACGCAGAGAAAATTCATATATTAATAAGAAGCTATCTTGAAGAAAAATATGATAATATGACTTCTAAAAATATCCCACTCATTTATGGAGGTAGTGTAAATAACGAAAATGCTCTTAAATTTTTAACTAGAACTAATATAGATGGTTTGTTTATAGGAAGAGCTGCTTGGGATGTAGAATCCTTTTTAAATATAATTCATAAAATAAACTTCTTTAAGTATAATTCATAAGAAATATTCTGAATTTTTAGAATATATATTCATTTCGTATCTATTAATTTTTTAAGTAAGTAAAGTAGCGATACCTACCTTATAGAAAAAGAATATCTTTCACAGGAATATAATCTTAGGTTTTCTAAGTTGTGTATATCATTTGTATTAACTTTAAGCAATCAAATATTCTTCTTTAGTTTTAAAATTTATTTGTAATTAAAAATAGCTTTAAAAATTATGATAATTTATTTTATTAATATAATTTGAAAATTCAAAAAATTCATACCTAAAATAATAATTAATAGTTTATAGAATTTATAATTGTGAAACTCTATAAAGGGAGGGATTATAATTTAATTAATTAGATTATTATTTTGAAAGTTTTTTAGATTTATTTTAAATGACTAAATCTTATTAAAAATAAGAGGAGGTAATTTATTTATGGCAACGCGTTATACTGCTGATGAAATTGTAGAAAGATTGAGATCTGAGATTAAGGATAGACGTCCTTTGTTTATGCCTAATTGTGGTATGGGGTTATCAGGTAAACTACAGGAAAAGGGAGGTTCTGATCTTATTTGCGTTTCCCCGACTAGCTGGTGGCGCTTGCGAGGCCAGGGGTCATTAGCAGCTTTTTTACCTTTTAGTGATATTAATGAATTAGTTTTTGAAATGGCTAGAGAAATAACTGCAACAGTGGATGAAGTTCCTCTAATTTCGCTTTCAGGCCCTCATAATCCTTTATTAGGTCATCGAGAACATCTTAAGCGATTGTGGGAGGCAGGGATTTCAGGAATTAATCCGTTTATAAGTAAGATTTATGATGAGAGTTTTTGTGAGCAGATTAGTAATATTGATATGGGCTGGGAAAATGAAGTTGAGATTGTGAAGGTAGCTAATGAAATGAACATGTTTTCATTTGCTTATGCTTTTAATCCTGAAGAAGCAGAGATATTAACTGAAGCAGGTGCAGATGTTATTGCTTCGCATTGTGGAGCAACGCGGGGAGGACTTAAAGGAGCAAAAACTGGTTTATCTTTGGAAGAAGCAGCAGAGTTAAGTCAGGAAATTTTTGATGCAGCTAAAAAAGTAAATGAAGATGTCATACTGTTTGCTCATGGAGGACCAATAGAAGGGCCTAAAGAGGTAGAGTATATCTTTCAACATACTAATGCTCATGGATTTACAGGGGGATCTGCGGCAGAAAGGATACCAATCGAAGAATCTATTTATAATGTGACTAAAGAATACAAGAATGTTCCCATGGAATAGATATTTTATGGTGTTATTTATACTAAAGAGGGGAGGGAATAAATTAGTTATGAGTGAGAAGCCTAATATTATATGTACAGGGACTCTTGATACTAAAGGGGATGAAATTAAATTTATTGCAGAAAAAGTAAAGGAATTTGGTGGACAACCTATAATTATGGATCTTAGCCTTGGTGGTGAAGTAGATTGGGCAGATATATCATTAGACGAGGTTCTTTCTGTTAACAATGAGCAAAAAGAAGAAGTATTTCAATTATCCCGTTCTGATGCCATTGATGTAGTAGGACAAGCAGGGGCAGTAAAGATTAAAGAACTTTATAAAGATGGTAAAGTGGACGGAATTATTTCCTGGGCAGGTTCAGTTGGTACTTCAACGGTTACGACTGTAATGCGTGCATTACCCTTTGGGATTCCTAAAATAATGATGTGTACTCTTGCTTCTGGTGATGTTAGTTCGTGGTTAGGCAATAAAGATATCTACATCTTGAATCCGGTTTCCGAAAAAGGAATAAATCGTGTGACCAGAAAGATTGTATCTAAAGCAGCTGCTGGAATTGTAAATATGGGAAGAGCAGAAATTAAAGAAATGGAGGTAAATTCCTTAGCAGCTTTAACTGCTTACGGGACAACAACTCCAACTGTTATGAAGTGTGCTGATCATATGGAGGATAATGGTTGGGATACTATGATGGTTCATCAGGTTGGTACTGGTGCAACCATGGAAGACTTGATACGCTCTGGTGAAATTGAAGCAGTTTTTGATATCACTACTGGAGAGTTGAGTAATGAGATGCTTGGTAGTATCTATGGTCTTCCAGATACATGGAAAGGAGAAAGACTTACTGCAGCTAGTGAAATGGGAATACCTCAAATTGTGTGTCCAGGAGGTTTAGCTCAAGTGGCTTACGGTGCTTTAGATACAGTATCAGAGAGTATTTTAGAAGATTTTAAGACTGGAGAACGAGTATCTTATCAAAATTCAAAAGAGCCTTATGTTCATAATTCAGCAGTTACTATTATTCCCCCAACTTTGGAAGAAAC belongs to Sporohalobacter salinus and includes:
- a CDS encoding aldehyde ferredoxin oxidoreductase family protein; its protein translation is MKIYRVNMTEGKVTTEDVKEDYAALGGRGLTSQIIADEVKPNCNPIGAKNKLVIAPGLLSGTNAPSSGRLSVGTKSPLTGGIKESNAGGTAAQKLAKLGVKAIVVEGKPKDGKFYTMMVNKNGVKLEDSSADLLGKGNYEVMEKMQKELGEDVSVMSIGQAGEYKLQSASIAVSDPEGRPTRHCGRGGTGAVMGSKGLKTIVIDDTDAPGVSIVDKDAFKKSARALAKALLDHPVCGEGLPEYGTSILINILNESGGLPTQNFRRGRFEGADEISGETIAEVINERGGNTTHACHPGCVMRCSQIYNDKDGNYLTGGFEYETIWGFGANSEVDDIDAIAKMDRICDDVGVDTIEMATTIGVAMEAGVIEFGDAEGAIDLLKEIGKGTPIGRIIGNGTGFTAKAFGVTRVPVVKNQGIPAYDPRAVKGVGVTYATSTMGADHTAGYAVTSNILDIGGTVDPLDKEGQIDLSRDLQIATAAVDSTGLCVFAAFAILDNDEALPAVVDMLNAQYGLELEVGDVTELGKSILKVERDFNTRAGFDNTDDRLPDFFVEEECSPYDVKFDITDKELDEVYDF
- a CDS encoding phosphoenolpyruvate hydrolase family protein: MATRYTADEIVERLRSEIKDRRPLFMPNCGMGLSGKLQEKGGSDLICVSPTSWWRLRGQGSLAAFLPFSDINELVFEMAREITATVDEVPLISLSGPHNPLLGHREHLKRLWEAGISGINPFISKIYDESFCEQISNIDMGWENEVEIVKVANEMNMFSFAYAFNPEEAEILTEAGADVIASHCGATRGGLKGAKTGLSLEEAAELSQEIFDAAKKVNEDVILFAHGGPIEGPKEVEYIFQHTNAHGFTGGSAAERIPIEESIYNVTKEYKNVPME
- a CDS encoding Tm-1-like ATP-binding domain-containing protein yields the protein MSEKPNIICTGTLDTKGDEIKFIAEKVKEFGGQPIIMDLSLGGEVDWADISLDEVLSVNNEQKEEVFQLSRSDAIDVVGQAGAVKIKELYKDGKVDGIISWAGSVGTSTVTTVMRALPFGIPKIMMCTLASGDVSSWLGNKDIYILNPVSEKGINRVTRKIVSKAAAGIVNMGRAEIKEMEVNSLAALTAYGTTTPTVMKCADHMEDNGWDTMMVHQVGTGATMEDLIRSGEIEAVFDITTGELSNEMLGSIYGLPDTWKGERLTAASEMGIPQIVCPGGLAQVAYGALDTVSESILEDFKTGERVSYQNSKEPYVHNSAVTIIPPTLEETKTLGKQIIEKLNKTNGPTALIVPMQGWSAYDQPEELANRERGWAKGNGDGPVWMPDPEIPKWSKRAMVMWSVFKEKVNNDNENLDLIKCDMHILDKEFASFLCDCMDDMLRGDWESGMYRGHPKVVE
- a CDS encoding MoaD/ThiS family protein, whose protein sequence is MEVTVRLFATLKDLLPEDKKKISIELEAGSTVNEVIEYFEIPQEKPLIIKVNGRHGSKSTILEDRDRVGIFPPVGGG
- a CDS encoding NAD-binding protein, whose protein sequence is MMDRLIPTEDKELAVKLEEKLKEKGIEIKTNTQVKEVSGKKKKIKSLFSFEICFYPNTTKLKQN
- a CDS encoding triose-phosphate isomerase; the encoded protein is MDKIYLGTNWKMHKTINETELYLKELNKNLNNIDFNKIKLFVIPPYTSLNKARKELVDSNILLGAQNMHWKREGAYTGEISPLMLDEIGVDIVELGHSERRQYYNENNIDINKKAKTALDFNFTPLICVGENYEAKKYGISEEMIRKQLKIIFNNIKREEAKKLLIAYEPVWAIGEKGEPAKPEYAEKIHILIRSYLEEKYDNMTSKNIPLIYGGSVNNENALKFLTRTNIDGLFIGRAAWDVESFLNIIHKINFFKYNS
- a CDS encoding HesA/MoeB/ThiF family protein, with amino-acid sequence MDFLQRQKLMFSKEELKEISGLTVLIAGAGGLGTHQVIELQRAGVKKIYLIDSDKIEISNLNRQVLYGRDDIGEFKAIKAKEILDDFKLGTKIVAITKRVTEDTEIPSDVDLIFDALDNFESRYELEKLAAKYKLPLIHGGVSSWYGQITTIIPDKTSSLKEIIGSEQSKAKEIPVFSPVVSVIASLQVIEGFKVILNKEDTLINKLLIIDLSDYSLSEIEI